In Streptomyces sp. NBC_00483, a single window of DNA contains:
- a CDS encoding gamma carbonic anhydrase family protein: MSHEALVTGIGDKEPKVDPEAFVAPTSVVIGDVTLHAGASVWYGAVLRSEVEPITLGADSNIQDNCTVHVDLGFPATIGERVSVGHNAVLHGCTVEDDCLIGMGATVLNGAVIGAGSLVAANALVPQGMVVPPGSMVAGVPAKVRRELSAEEREMLTLNGTHYVELAKRHRAL; this comes from the coding sequence ATGTCCCACGAGGCACTCGTCACCGGCATCGGCGACAAGGAACCGAAGGTGGACCCGGAGGCGTTCGTCGCCCCGACGTCCGTGGTGATCGGCGACGTCACGCTGCACGCGGGCGCGAGCGTCTGGTACGGCGCGGTGCTGCGGTCCGAGGTCGAGCCGATCACGCTCGGCGCGGACAGTAATATCCAGGACAACTGCACGGTGCACGTCGACCTCGGGTTCCCCGCGACGATCGGCGAGCGCGTCTCCGTCGGCCACAACGCGGTGCTGCACGGCTGCACCGTGGAGGACGACTGCCTCATCGGGATGGGGGCGACCGTGCTCAACGGCGCGGTGATCGGGGCGGGTTCGCTGGTCGCGGCGAATGCGCTGGTGCCGCAGGGGATGGTGGTTCCGCCCGGCTCAATGGTCGCGGGCGTCCCGGCGAAGGTCCGGCGTGAGCTGTCCGCGGAGGAGCGAGAGATGCTCACGCTCAACGGGACGCATTATGTGGAGCTGGCGAAGAGGCACCGGGCACTTTGA
- a CDS encoding DedA family protein, whose product MHVQAWLDTIPAVAVYLLVAGVIGVESLGIPLPGEIVLISAALLSSQHGDVNPIILGACASAGAVVGDSIGYAIGRKGGRPLLAKMGRKFPKHFGPGHVGAAERSFEKWGMWAVFFGRFIALLRIFAGPLAGVLHMPYWKFLIANVLGGVIWAGGTTAVIYYVGVVAEDWLKRFSYVGLGVAILIGLGSMLIVKRRTAKMVAEHEESAEPEPVS is encoded by the coding sequence ATGCACGTCCAGGCATGGCTCGACACGATTCCGGCGGTCGCCGTCTACCTACTGGTGGCCGGAGTGATCGGCGTCGAAAGCCTCGGCATCCCGCTGCCCGGCGAGATCGTGCTCATCTCCGCGGCGCTGCTCTCCTCGCAGCACGGCGATGTCAACCCGATCATCCTCGGGGCCTGCGCCAGCGCGGGCGCCGTCGTCGGTGACTCCATCGGGTACGCGATCGGCCGCAAGGGCGGGCGCCCACTGCTCGCCAAGATGGGACGCAAGTTCCCCAAGCACTTCGGTCCCGGACATGTCGGTGCCGCCGAGCGGTCCTTCGAGAAGTGGGGCATGTGGGCCGTCTTCTTCGGCCGCTTCATCGCCCTGCTCCGCATCTTCGCCGGGCCGCTCGCGGGCGTCCTGCACATGCCGTACTGGAAGTTCCTCATCGCGAACGTCCTGGGCGGCGTGATCTGGGCCGGCGGCACGACCGCGGTCATCTACTACGTGGGCGTGGTCGCGGAGGACTGGCTCAAGAGGTTCTCGTACGTGGGCCTGGGCGTGGCCATCCTCATCGGCCTGGGATCCATGCTGATCGTGAAGCGGCGGACGGCGAAGATGGTGGCGGAGCATGAGGAGTCGGCGGAGCCCGAGCCCGTGAGCTGA
- a CDS encoding carboxylesterase/lipase family protein, whose protein sequence is MRRGRIRVVLAAVVALAAAALVPAHAAERPDGPLAHTASGWVRGQHTGEGRQFLSIPYAAPPVGKLRWREPRPAQSWRGARDATDFSNRCVQASSWDPGYGDPTYTEDCLDLNVYAPDGSAGRPVMVWLHGGGLTAGAGADIVPDTFARRTGTVVVTVNYRLGAMGFLAAAGLDGQTSDGVSGNFGLQDQQLALRWVRANIGSFGGDRDRVTIAGESAGGRSVCTQLASPGGRGLFRAGIIESGAYGDCAARAHGAAVAEGAKFAEKAGCGAAADTMACLRNKSAKEILDAQAGFDWAPVTGGDFLPEQPAAAITGGRSAHVPVLNGANKDEGRLFAYGAYDGQGKPLTAEAYPKALTDTYGKATGEKALHAYPLSDYASPTYAYAAAQGDQLMACPALRLDQRLAKSRPPVYAYEFADRTSPPFASIREAGRTFDFGATHVNEVQYLFKHFGLDSPLNTEQRALADRMVQYWGSFIRGGTPRADGAPAMPDQRRTPGHVLSLKTSGVGGITLSTDVHREHHCTLWDAAAS, encoded by the coding sequence ATGAGACGCGGTCGAATACGCGTGGTGCTCGCGGCCGTGGTGGCGCTGGCCGCCGCGGCCCTGGTGCCGGCGCACGCCGCCGAACGGCCCGACGGCCCCCTGGCGCACACCGCGTCCGGCTGGGTGCGCGGTCAACACACCGGCGAGGGGCGGCAGTTCCTCAGCATCCCGTACGCCGCACCGCCCGTCGGCAAGCTGCGTTGGCGTGAGCCGCGCCCGGCGCAGTCCTGGCGGGGCGCGCGAGACGCCACCGACTTCTCCAACAGGTGCGTACAGGCGTCGAGTTGGGACCCCGGATACGGGGACCCGACGTACACGGAGGACTGCCTCGACCTGAACGTGTACGCGCCGGACGGTTCGGCGGGGCGGCCCGTCATGGTGTGGCTGCACGGCGGCGGGCTCACCGCGGGTGCGGGCGCCGACATCGTCCCCGACACCTTCGCGCGCCGCACCGGCACGGTCGTCGTCACCGTCAACTACCGCCTGGGAGCGATGGGTTTCCTGGCGGCGGCGGGCCTTGACGGCCAGACCTCCGACGGCGTCTCGGGCAACTTCGGCCTCCAGGACCAGCAGCTGGCCCTGCGCTGGGTGCGCGCCAACATCGGAAGCTTCGGCGGGGACCGGGACCGCGTGACGATCGCCGGCGAGTCCGCGGGCGGTCGCTCGGTGTGCACCCAGCTCGCGTCGCCGGGCGGGCGCGGCCTGTTCCGCGCCGGGATCATCGAGTCCGGGGCGTACGGGGACTGCGCGGCCCGCGCACACGGTGCGGCGGTCGCGGAGGGCGCGAAGTTCGCGGAGAAGGCCGGGTGCGGAGCGGCGGCGGACACGATGGCGTGCCTGCGTAACAAGTCCGCCAAGGAGATCCTCGACGCGCAGGCCGGATTCGACTGGGCGCCGGTGACCGGAGGCGACTTCCTGCCCGAGCAGCCGGCCGCCGCGATCACCGGGGGCCGCTCGGCGCATGTGCCCGTCCTCAACGGCGCCAACAAGGACGAGGGACGACTCTTCGCGTACGGCGCGTACGACGGCCAGGGCAAGCCGCTCACGGCCGAGGCCTACCCGAAGGCGCTCACGGACACATACGGGAAGGCGACGGGGGAGAAGGCGCTGCACGCCTACCCCCTCTCCGACTACGCGTCTCCCACCTACGCGTACGCCGCCGCCCAGGGCGACCAGCTCATGGCGTGCCCGGCGCTCCGGCTCGACCAGCGGCTTGCGAAGAGCAGGCCGCCCGTCTATGCGTACGAGTTCGCGGACCGCACCTCACCGCCGTTCGCGTCGATCAGGGAGGCGGGCAGGACGTTCGACTTCGGGGCCACGCACGTCAACGAGGTGCAGTACCTCTTCAAGCACTTCGGCCTCGACTCCCCGCTCAATACCGAACAGCGGGCGCTCGCCGACCGGATGGTGCAGTACTGGGGCTCCTTCATCAGAGGCGGCACCCCACGGGCCGACGGCGCGCCCGCCATGCCCGACCAGCGGCGGACACCCGGACACGTGCTGTCCCTGAAGACGTCGGGTGTGGGCGGGATCACCCTCTCCACGGACGTTCATCGCGAACATCACTGCACCTTGTGGGACGCGGCGGCGTCATAG